The following coding sequences are from one Deltaproteobacteria bacterium window:
- the aceA gene encoding isocitrate lyase, whose amino-acid sequence MSIRPLSRKEQVEQLAKEWAESPRWKDVKRGYTPEDVVNLRGSAQSEQTLATRGAEKLWRYLHDEPFINALGALTGGQALQQVKAGIKAIYLSGWQVAADANQAESMYPDQSLYPTNSVPTVVNRINSSFRRADQIQWADHQEEGGVDYFAPIVADAEAGFGGILNAFELMKKMIGAGAAGVHFEDQLASVKKCGHMGGKVLVPTQEAVQKLIAARLAADVMGCPTLLLARTDANAANMVTSDVDDRDKPFLTGERTAEGFYRSKAGLDQAIARGLAYAPYSDLLWCETGKPDLEEAKIFAEAIHKEYPNQMLAYNCSPSFNWKANLDDATIAKFQRELGAMGYKFQFITLAGIHSMWFNMFDLTQKYVEKNMTAYVELQEKEFAARDRGYTFVSHQAEVGTGYFDKVANCIQGGQSSVTALDGSTEEEQFG is encoded by the coding sequence ATGTCTATCAGACCTCTATCGCGTAAAGAACAAGTCGAACAATTAGCCAAAGAATGGGCCGAAAGCCCCCGTTGGAAAGATGTTAAGCGGGGTTATACTCCAGAAGATGTCGTAAACCTGCGTGGCTCTGCACAGAGCGAGCAAACACTGGCCACACGCGGTGCTGAAAAGCTTTGGCGTTACCTGCATGACGAGCCTTTCATCAACGCTCTGGGTGCACTCACCGGTGGGCAAGCCCTTCAGCAGGTCAAAGCGGGAATCAAGGCCATCTACCTATCAGGCTGGCAGGTTGCAGCAGATGCTAACCAGGCCGAGTCGATGTATCCCGACCAAAGCTTGTACCCAACCAACTCTGTTCCAACAGTAGTCAATCGCATCAACAGCTCCTTTCGTCGTGCTGACCAAATTCAGTGGGCAGACCATCAAGAAGAAGGCGGCGTTGATTACTTCGCTCCCATCGTTGCTGATGCAGAAGCGGGTTTTGGCGGCATCTTGAATGCCTTCGAACTGATGAAGAAAATGATTGGTGCAGGCGCAGCGGGCGTTCACTTTGAAGATCAGCTTGCATCTGTGAAAAAGTGCGGCCACATGGGCGGCAAGGTATTGGTTCCTACACAGGAAGCAGTGCAGAAGCTTATTGCAGCACGTTTGGCAGCTGATGTGATGGGTTGCCCGACACTCTTATTGGCACGAACCGATGCGAACGCTGCGAACATGGTCACCAGTGATGTAGACGACCGGGACAAGCCGTTTCTAACTGGCGAGCGAACTGCTGAAGGCTTTTATCGTTCGAAGGCTGGTTTGGACCAAGCCATCGCTCGTGGACTCGCCTACGCGCCGTACTCTGATTTGTTGTGGTGCGAAACGGGCAAGCCGGATCTTGAAGAAGCTAAGATCTTTGCTGAAGCAATTCACAAGGAATACCCGAACCAAATGCTCGCTTACAACTGTTCGCCTTCCTTCAACTGGAAGGCAAACCTCGACGATGCAACCATCGCCAAGTTTCAGCGTGAGCTAGGTGCCATGGGCTATAAGTTCCAGTTCATCACACTGGCTGGTATTCACAGCATGTGGTTCAACATGTTTGACCTCACACAGAAGTATGTTGAGAAGAACATGACGGCATACGTCGAACTCCAGGAAAAAGAGTTCGCAGCACGTGACCGCGGCTACACGTTCGTAAGTCACCAGGCTGAAGTTGGAACCGGTTATTTTGATAAAGTAGCCAACTGTATCCAGGGCGGACAGTCTTCTGTTACAGCTCTTGATGGTTCAACTGAAGAAGAGCAGTTCGGTTAA